One genomic segment of Cellulophaga sp. HaHaR_3_176 includes these proteins:
- the pafA gene encoding alkaline phosphatase PafA: MKYLIFIFIAFNTMKCIGQDTEKPKLVIGIVIDQMRAEYLYRFQDNYTEDGFKLLLKKGFNVKNTHYNYMPTITGPGHASIYSGTTPENHGIVSNNWYSRELKKTMYCAEDTTVLMVDSDKKALLNIPIGNRSPKNLQTTTITDELKLFSNGRSKVIGVSLKDRGAIFPAGHMADAAYWYNGNNGNFVSSTYYLKTLPEWLIAFNNSHKADSLLNLTWDTFLIDDKYIHSGVDDANFEKIYKGRETSTFPYNLKKLRKSNGNYSLLSEVPYGNTLVTQLAIEVIKKESLGQGKEIDFLTVSYSSTDYIGHHYGIRSKEVEDAYVRMDREIGKLLKNLNKEVGKGNYTLFLTADHGASDNPNFLETVKLPGKYYSPEKIKNSINAELSKEFGASDYISFIDNAQIYFNETSTSKELVIKRAASFLRTIKGVKSIYTPNLLHSNSYENSIGPLVKTSVHLENSGDILYEFHSGWMEERPYGTTHGSTYTSDTHVPLLLYGYGVPEGESVKKHVITQIAPTLSMLLNIPLPNTSNRNAIEEIFED, from the coding sequence ATGAAATATCTGATTTTTATATTTATAGCCTTTAATACAATGAAATGTATAGGGCAGGATACAGAGAAACCAAAACTTGTGATCGGCATAGTTATAGATCAAATGCGTGCAGAATATCTATACCGCTTTCAAGATAATTATACAGAAGATGGTTTTAAACTATTGTTAAAAAAAGGTTTTAATGTAAAAAATACACATTACAATTATATGCCTACTATCACAGGTCCTGGGCATGCTTCTATTTATTCAGGAACAACACCAGAAAACCATGGGATTGTTAGTAATAATTGGTATAGCCGTGAGTTGAAAAAAACAATGTATTGTGCAGAAGACACGACAGTACTAATGGTCGATTCTGATAAAAAAGCATTATTAAATATTCCTATAGGTAATAGATCTCCAAAAAACTTACAAACAACAACAATTACAGATGAGTTAAAGTTATTTAGTAACGGTAGGTCTAAAGTCATCGGGGTATCTTTAAAAGATAGAGGTGCTATTTTTCCTGCAGGTCATATGGCAGATGCAGCATATTGGTATAATGGTAATAATGGCAACTTTGTGTCTAGTACATATTATTTAAAAACCCTACCTGAATGGCTTATAGCGTTTAATAATTCTCATAAAGCAGACTCCTTACTAAACCTTACTTGGGATACCTTTTTAATAGACGATAAATACATACATAGTGGGGTGGATGATGCAAATTTTGAAAAGATTTATAAAGGCAGAGAAACTTCTACATTTCCTTACAATTTAAAAAAACTTCGAAAAAGTAATGGTAATTATAGTTTACTTTCAGAAGTGCCTTACGGAAATACATTAGTAACTCAGTTAGCAATAGAAGTTATTAAAAAAGAAAGTTTAGGTCAAGGAAAAGAAATAGATTTTTTAACGGTAAGTTACTCTTCTACAGATTATATAGGGCACCATTACGGAATTAGATCAAAAGAAGTTGAAGATGCATATGTTAGAATGGATAGAGAAATAGGAAAACTTCTAAAAAACCTAAATAAAGAAGTAGGCAAAGGTAATTACACTTTATTTTTAACTGCGGATCATGGGGCTAGTGATAACCCAAATTTTTTAGAAACAGTTAAATTACCTGGAAAGTATTATTCTCCAGAAAAAATAAAAAATTCAATCAATGCCGAATTGTCTAAAGAATTCGGAGCATCAGATTATATTTCTTTTATAGATAATGCACAGATATATTTTAATGAAACTAGTACTTCAAAAGAATTGGTAATTAAAAGAGCCGCTTCTTTTTTAAGAACTATAAAAGGTGTTAAAAGTATTTACACGCCTAATTTACTTCATAGTAATTCTTATGAAAATAGCATAGGTCCTTTAGTTAAGACTAGTGTTCATTTAGAAAATTCTGGAGATATTTTATATGAATTTCATTCGGGTTGGATGGAAGAAAGACCTTATGGTACAACACACGGAAGTACTTATACAAGCGATACACATGTGCCTTTGTTATTGTATGGGTATGGTGTTCCAGAAGGAGAGTCTGTAAAAAAACATGTAATCACTCAGATTGCGCCAACACTTTCAATGTTATTAAATATTCCATTACCAAATACAAGTAATAGAAACGCTATTGAAGAAATATTTGAAGATTAG